One window of Betaproteobacteria bacterium genomic DNA carries:
- a CDS encoding CBS domain-containing protein → MSQQSDASCRSIMSSPPATLNPSDTLLSGLDAIVRHRLPALPVVESDQRYVGMLPRSRLIALAMPRLLSHEDQTHPLSHLLEVGFIQDTLAELQARIDAVANDPVSRHIDPEVPVLSPETPLMNAMLFLYRQRNLLPVVEEDRLVGIVSVWDVLARIGRVK, encoded by the coding sequence ATGAGTCAGCAGTCCGATGCGTCGTGCCGGTCGATCATGTCGTCGCCGCCGGCCACCCTCAATCCGTCCGACACGCTGTTGTCCGGTCTCGATGCGATCGTCCGTCACCGGCTGCCCGCGCTGCCGGTGGTGGAGAGCGATCAGCGCTACGTCGGCATGCTGCCGCGCAGCCGTCTGATCGCGCTCGCCATGCCGCGTCTGCTCTCGCATGAAGACCAAACGCATCCACTGAGTCATTTGCTGGAGGTGGGCTTCATTCAGGACACGCTTGCCGAACTGCAGGCGCGCATCGACGCGGTCGCGAACGATCCCGTCAGCCGGCACATCGATCCGGAGGTGCCGGTCCTGAGCCCGGAGACGCCGCTCATGAACGCCATGTTGTTCCTGTATCGGCAGCGCAACCTCCTTCCCGTCGTCGAGGAGGACAGGCTCGTCGGCATCGTGTCGGTGTGGGACGTGCTCGCCCGCATCGGGAGGGTCAAGTGA